The genomic stretch GACGAGGAAGAGaccgaggtgcctcttgtgcgaaagaGGCGGCCTCCCGAAGCCGATTAGGGGCCTGACCCTATCCGTGTTGCATCAGGGGCAGCAGCTGGcgctccggccaaggtaacccatacgtATTTAAAGAGTTAGATCGGACAACTGCTAGCTTTAGGTTAGAACGTTTAAATCCCAACCAGCTTGTTAGCTGCCATCTGACTAATCTGGATCTAAATGTAACCCTTCTccagtcactacaagaaaaaatgcttttaataacaccgaaaatgtgttatcaaaacatacgataacactttctaatGTGCTAAGACTGACTATGTTAtcataggtcagggtactttatataacactttatcagtgttatacagatgtgttattgtactgtcaacgataacacaatttctgtgttattttaatatatagataagtgtttaattatgttatttatagtcgattatataacacttttttttgtgttatactacactttagtataacacttcttttgtgttatactacactttagtataacacattttttgtgttatactacactttagtataacacattttttgtattatactacactttagtataacacgtgttatattagcttagagaaacataatctttttttacttacacaaaactaggaaaacaaatatgaaagttgaagccaaataaggtaacataaatatatttttattaattactcaaatgtaattacaatatttagtctactagtctaggcttaagaaatcatattacaacataatttatgcccaattcagattcctttatcactaaatacaaaacaagaaatgtatacaaaaattagtgaaatacattcttccattctaaaggcctcaactacaaattttgtcaagaattgctccaaagaaatcatctcaatatacatgcacattgtaaaaaaaatgtCCTTTTATTAtgaagaacataagacttaagctagtttccacctgtaagcatataaagtttaaattaaatttgtaataactccaaaacttgacgaaacagcagggtatagcaagatgtactaccatgcaaaacaacgactgaagcaacaaaacatgcaacttaaaacaaggcttgtgaaatgtatcaagataacaaatatatcattctcaatgatcaaaaagtatgtgaggaagaattgattccagaactctaaattctgtcaatatatccccaaaaaaattaaagaataaaaacagaATCACACTTTGACTTCTTATACAATTCATTGAGATTCAAATTTACAATGCAAAAAGATTGATTCTCCACTTCTAATAACTAATAAACCACATTCTATTCTCCCTGAAAGATAGCCAATTACCAACTCAACTCAAGCAAACATCTCTTTTATCATACATAGAATAAGCATAACAGATCAGTGGAAATAAAAGTTTATATATACCTGAGGAAGAAAAGCTTTTCTAATGCCAAAATTTGTATCAACATCCAGACGACCTCCAATACCTACTGGGATAGCTTGTCTATATCTACATCCCCCAGTGGTTGTAACACCCTGACATACATAAACTAAACACAAATTAGAGTGGCTTTTAACTGAGATTGTATGATATACATGTTATGGCAATGTACTAAGTTTTTTTATGAGGAAAACAAAAATCAAACATGTAGAAGGCAATCAATGAGCTCATGCCTGTTCTATTATGGGAAGATATCCACCAATATTAGGAAGAATGGTACCATCTTTTAGTATTCCACCTTCGCCGCCAACTCCAACAACGATATAATCGCGCCCCATCATGTAAAGGATGTCATAGATTTGATTCACAGAATGTCCAGCATCAGTCCAGGCATTTGTGTTGATAGTCACAccctaataaaaaagaaaaagaaaattcttATGTGTCACTATGTTGTAAGTTGGTTATGTACTATATATGGTTCGAAAATAAATTAGCTTTTGAGGAGAGAttttttaatgataattaagaGAGCTCAAAAAATTGGAGACTTTGGGAGCTAAAGTCAGAAAAAGCAAAGCAAGAAGCTTTTAAAAGTAAAAGATGTTATTATAATAATTGGTAAAACACTAGGACCAAGTTAACTGCCAGCATTGAATTATTTGATCCGACATATTGGTCCTAAGGCAAAGAGTTTTTTTATCCTTTGaccatatatacataaatattagtAGGACCAAATATTTGAGAGATTAAGGTCCAGAAAAAAGCAGGGTTTTTTATTTTACTACCTATCATCATCAATACCACAGTTTCTTATTTAGATAACTATTGATAAACATGACttgtatatattatttatgtCTTAATAATACAATTGCTTCAATTTTATCATGTTTTTACTCTTTCTTGTTAACTAAAGTTTAGATGAGCTACATGTACCACAAGAATAAGACTAAAAAAATAAGACCACAAAAACAAATCaataaataacaagaacaaataaTGAGAAGTAAGAAAGATACATGGCTAATGGATTTAGAATATCATCCCTATACATGCCATCCCTTGCAAACCACTACCGGTGATGTAAAGGATTTTTTTCAATAAGATACTAATAAGGATTTCACCTTGTACTAATACACCCCAGGATGATATATATAAGAGGGTAAGTAAGTATGTCAAGGCACTACAAGAATCCAGAGAAGAACGAACTATAAATCACCAAAATGGAAAATTGTTAGACATCACAAGCACATTCAACATGAAATATTTCCAATTGTAAAATGGGGAAAAAAAAAGTAGAGCAACTAAGGCAAGTTGAgtagaaagaagggaaaaaatacacacacacataGAGTAGGGCAGAGATATTCTTACAATAAGATGTGCCAGCAGCTCGCCAAAGTTGTAGATATTATCCCCAAGCAGTGCTGAAAGTGATAAACCAAATGCCAAGTCCTAAAAAATTgtacaaaaaaatcaaaatattgaAACTAACAGTCAAAACAGCTGGAAAAGTTTAATGCATGTTGTTGGTCAAACAAAATTTCTCTAAAGAGGCTCCAATTTAGAGaatacatttttaaaaaatatgaacatGAGGAAGATATATACTGTAGAaaacatgaagaagaagaaagtatATAGATCATCCTAGTTTCTACACAAAACAATAACATAAAGAAAGATTATAACATAAAAACACAGTGAACTCAACAAAGCCTTTAAAACTTCTTCATCTCATTTAAGAGGAATATGATTAATTCCTGAGACTATTGCAAAGCATTTGAAATAGAATAAATAAAGTCCAAGAAGCTTGTTCCCTTAAGAATACCTTTACTAGTCAATAGCTCAAAATCCAACAACAGCAAGAACCCAATTACAGCTGTCTTCCCATTTATAATCTCATTCTTCCCTGTGAAACCAAATCCTCCTGAGCTCTCATCAACCACCATCCTTACCTATCAAGCACACCAGAATTGATGATTATAGGTTTATAGTAaggtatataaaaaaaattgaaaaacagaGTACAGTGTTAGCATTAAGACATTCAACAACAACATAAACCAAACTTACCTGCATGAGGGTGTTGAGAACATATTTACAAGATCTAGATGATGCTCATGTCAAGCTGAAATCAAAGGTCTTGGCAACCTATTTTATGGGAAGAAGTTCATAATCAAAGCCTAAATAAtgccaaaaaaaaacaaaacccaGAAACAAAAACTAAAGTACAGGGAAGGACAGAGTAAAGCACTACCTTGTTTGCAAGGCATGAAACAAGTCTGTCTGCATCTTCCATTTTTCCATCTCTCGAACCTAAAAGATGCAATATCATTAGAAGGATGGAATGGATAATAGAAACAAATCATttaatcccaaattttttttaaaagtttaccTTACTTTAAATTCTAAGCTCAAATTTATACTAACCTTCCATTTAAACCTATCATCCAGCATGCTTTTCTGAGCATCTGTTAGCTTCCCAACATACCTCCATATATCCTCATCTAATGGGGAAAAAAAGGTCATTAACagttaacaataaaatattaaaattaaacagATAAAATCTAATTGCATTCACTGTAAAGCTTGGGCTTGCTGCAAAGGAAAATAAAGAGAGTGTTGTTACTTCAGAACATGTGTTTGCAAACAAGGAAACTGAAGGTCCTCGCCAGCCCAAGGAAAACCTACAAAAGCAGTATACTGTGAAGTCTGAGGCTGCTGATGTCAATGATAACCTGTCAGCTCTAAGGACTACTAGAAAAGAAAAAGGGCTAGGAATTCttcaaataacaacaataatgaaGAATCTGGTCTTAAGGTATCACCATATTTCTTTTACCATATTACTAGtacaaataaatttttaattcgATGGTCACTTTACCTTTTTCTTACTTGCTGATTCTACATGTCCAGCAATCTAAAGGTAAGCACTATACAATTACAATTAAAAAGAAGAAACATATATCactttataattaaaattgacaaATGTAAGGTCCCAATGTTAACTCAGATTAAAAGgacattaatataaaaaaaaattagaaagtgCTCAGACTCAAATACTTAACAATCTTACTAATACTAGTAAACATTTGCATTGTTAAGCTAATCTGATGTACATATCTCAAAACTCCAATCAATCATATCTTACTTCAAAGTAGTTATTTTTACAGCAATTTAACTAGGACCCTGTCTCCATTTTTCTTTCAATAATGAAAAAAATCAATTAGTTTAGACCACTAGATCAGTGAACTAGTTTACACCACAAGCTTAATGCTTAGTTTTTCTATAAGGAAAGTATAAATTAGTTAATTTcaaatatataaaagatatatagTCAATATCATTGTTCTGTATTTTCCTAGTATTCCATGaatgaataattaattaactagtgATAGATCATTAACAAATGATACCAAGCATACTTAATACAAAACTAAACATATAAACAATATATAAATCAATATACAACCTCTCCTCTATGGACCATGTATCTACAGATGTACGTACAAGGCCTTGAAACAATATGAAAATAGGCATTTGCTACTAGATATAAGGAATCCTTATAGcagaataaaaaaagaaaattacTAATAGAAGGTCATTTTGTAAAGTGAcattaaaaaaatgttattttgccAAACCGccttgaatattattatattttagtgTGAAACCCCCCAAAAATGGAATACTTACCTGCCAAAAGACAAAGTTTGTACTGATCGTTTGAGAGACAGCTTCATTAGCCCATGTATCTCGATTAAGCTTCAAAATagaataaaagtaagaaatgaacACCAAAATCTATGTTAAATGAACACCAATTTCAGTCAATTATGAAAAGTCCAATGAAACACGCTACCTACCATATGTGAGCTGAACTCCTTAGTAGACTGCAAGTTTACCAAGAGCCATTTGTCCTGAGAAGAGGCAGTTCCCTTTCCCTGCAGTAGCACAAACAAAGTTTTACGTGaagaaacataacataaacacttgACATTCTTATCCTCAAAAACTAACAACAGCACCATTTCCAGCCGGATTTGAATAATATCGTttataagaaaaagaaaattacagtaaaactaaaaaaaccattaaaaataaataaatggataaAGAGTACTAGGAATTCTCCAAATGCATAAAAGTCCCAGTAACTCGTGGCTGATGAAGgcaatatgttaaaaaaaatttcaagtaTAAACCCAAAGAGAAGCCCAAAACTAAACTCTAGCATACAAAACTATTATTAAGAGTCAGACCAGTCTTTAAATATACTCATATACCTTTCAACCATAGAACCTTAAGAGAAATGCAAAGATCTCACTTCCTCAAAACAACTAGCTTAATTTATGCTTCAATCACTCATATAAAACACAAGTCTCGTAATAAGATAAGGATTGCACGTTGAAAGGATAACCCATGATATACTATCTCCATTCAACAAACTGTAACTCAAGTTCAGGACTTCAAAGAAAGCTAAATAATACAATACATACTTTCTTTATTGAAAATATAAGACCTATATTTTCTTCATTTGTTAATAAAACAAGAGGATAATTCATTTGTACAAAAGGTCTCTCCCTTTTATATTTGGATAAAAGATATTTCTAGCatgtataaaatatcatcatATCAGTACAGTATTATTTTCAACTAAATACTTGTTTGAGatggaattaaaaaggacaaGGACTGGGATACAAATGAAGTTTAGTCTCCACTTTcttttaaataccaaaaatttcAAAAGGCAAAAACGCTAATTGCAGGCACTAGTGAAAGGCACAAAAATCCTACCTACTCACTGACTACTACACACCATCATGCAAAGCCCTATTAATATTTTTGTATTGACCCCTCTTCATTTTATATATCTTCATGTAATATGCTGCAACCGTTAAAGATTGCAAAGAACAACACTATCATAACAGATTTTAAGGCTCAGGCACCCAAATAAATTCACATTATGATTAGGACCAACAGCAGTTTTCCAAAGATAGTAAAAAAGGCAATCATCAAAATCATCTGTCAAAAAACAGTCAAAGTACCACAACTTTTCTGCAAATTAAGGTTAGTAAGAGTACTGAGACTATTCCAGTACAACTTCTATATCCTTAGTGTCATTCAACTAGTCAACTGTCAAAAACATTTGAATCCAACTATCCAATTTCTACACATTGCACACTATGAAGCAATAAAACCAACAAAAATAACCAATTACCTTTTCAAATGATCCCTGAAACATTATATGAAAGGGAGGTCGATATAAGGAGGCCAGATTATCCCGAGCATTATCTGCTGTTGATGCAACACCTTGCTCTAATTCCCAAATCGCAGGGCGTttcatttcttcatcaaaattacgGAAAGCAATTAATGAGTTTGATTTAGAGGATTGATTTCTCATTCTTGATGCCCTAAATCAAAAGGACATATTCCATAAGTAAAAGTGATTTGCAGTTAGAAATTGAAGTTGTGCATAAAATGAGCATTGCCGATAACTAGGCACATCTACAAGTGGTTGAGGTTACTGAAGGCACCAGACAAAGGTACAAAAATAACTAATGTACAATGCATATCCAATTAAAAGACTCGCCAAACTCTAAAAATTAGCAGATATAATTTGACATGAAACACTAGTCCAAGTCATTTACAAAAGCTTATGTGCAGTATCTCAGCTATGAAacacaaaatcaaaataaaaaaacaaatccCTACTAAAACATGAGATAACATAGAAGGCAGTAAACGAACAAAGGTTAAAGTATATATCTAAACACCACAAATTAGTGACTGAACCAATTTCCATCCACCCGAGATAAGTAATAGTGCTAC from Humulus lupulus chromosome 5, drHumLupu1.1, whole genome shotgun sequence encodes the following:
- the LOC133779471 gene encoding plant UBX domain-containing protein 7-like; the encoded protein is MDALVEGIVVNVAMDTVVYFGQVDIVAKVEDKATSWKLKEAIKLFYIGSEGGTVVGGSSSQFLPTENIEALAEQTARMIRLSEAERNLAPIVGDEVRPPLPVIREALYDDALMYGASRMRNQSSKSNSLIAFRNFDEEMKRPAIWELEQGVASTADNARDNLASLYRPPFHIMFQGSFEKGKGTASSQDKWLLVNLQSTKEFSSHMLNRDTWANEAVSQTISTNFVFWQIAGHVESANEDIWRYVGKLTDAQKSMLDDRFKWKVSINLSLEFKVR